One region of Flavobacterium sp. GSB-24 genomic DNA includes:
- a CDS encoding DUF3945 domain-containing protein, translated as MSEQIKDLLNTTEELSDILLVFDKEKKKIMAVKGIDPNGNLETVDPTHKNQNQFMRVDKHGDVFSNFFSNFFSQLKNPTNFSFFKIPALLAVDTSKEMQKQIDHPTPEGEQLMKQHEVKDYNQKNEINMETAQTNPETSEYKYKPEQIDWETLNHLGLSKEKLEKMSLLDPLLKGYKTNELVPVSLNLGTAVTRMDARLSLKQNDEGQVVLAIHGIRKEPNLNYPFFGHEFTKEDKDNLLQTGNMGRVVDLTNPKNNEVMPSIISIDRLTNEVVALRTDFIKIPDEIKGVKLSEEQKQTLFEGKPLPLEGMVSKKGTSFDASVQFNADKRFVEFLFDRNDINRQTQGNQQNQTQGAPKNFRDKELDNEQYQKLKDGQTVYISGLVDKKGKEYNGYITYNKETNKTDFSFQNPDKIKEQIKPSEAHKTQTAVNSEGKTNEATKDIKEPLKSGQTNPDNKKQQEQQEESDAPAKSKGRKM; from the coding sequence ATGAGCGAACAAATTAAAGATTTACTAAATACTACTGAAGAGTTATCAGATATACTGCTGGTATTCGATAAAGAGAAAAAGAAAATCATGGCGGTAAAAGGCATTGACCCAAATGGTAATCTGGAAACCGTTGACCCTACCCACAAAAATCAGAATCAATTTATGCGGGTAGACAAGCACGGGGATGTGTTTTCAAATTTCTTTTCTAATTTTTTCAGCCAGCTGAAGAACCCCACTAATTTTTCGTTCTTTAAAATCCCTGCTCTGCTGGCTGTCGATACTTCAAAAGAAATGCAGAAACAGATAGATCATCCTACACCTGAAGGTGAGCAATTAATGAAACAGCACGAAGTAAAAGATTATAATCAAAAAAATGAAATTAATATGGAAACAGCACAAACAAATCCGGAAACAAGTGAATACAAATACAAACCGGAACAGATCGATTGGGAAACATTAAACCATTTGGGTTTAAGCAAAGAAAAACTTGAAAAAATGAGCCTGCTTGATCCGTTGCTAAAAGGATACAAAACAAATGAGCTTGTACCGGTAAGTCTTAATCTTGGTACTGCCGTCACCAGAATGGATGCTCGGTTATCGCTTAAACAAAATGATGAAGGACAGGTCGTATTGGCCATTCACGGCATCCGAAAAGAACCTAATCTGAATTATCCTTTTTTCGGTCACGAGTTCACCAAGGAAGATAAAGACAATCTGCTGCAAACAGGAAATATGGGACGCGTAGTGGATCTCACAAATCCGAAAAACAATGAGGTCATGCCTTCCATTATCAGTATAGACAGGCTGACCAATGAGGTGGTGGCACTGCGCACGGACTTCATTAAAATTCCCGATGAAATCAAAGGTGTAAAACTAAGCGAAGAGCAAAAACAAACTTTATTTGAAGGGAAACCGCTTCCATTGGAAGGTATGGTTTCCAAGAAAGGAACTTCCTTTGATGCATCTGTGCAATTCAATGCCGATAAACGTTTTGTTGAATTTCTCTTTGACAGAAATGACATTAACAGACAGACACAAGGAAATCAGCAGAACCAGACTCAGGGAGCACCAAAAAACTTTAGGGATAAAGAACTCGACAATGAGCAATATCAAAAGCTAAAAGATGGCCAGACGGTTTATATCAGTGGCTTAGTGGATAAAAAAGGGAAAGAATATAATGGATATATCACCTACAACAAGGAAACCAATAAAACAGATTTTTCATTTCAAAATCCAGATAAAATCAAAGAACAGATAAAACCTTCTGAAGCGCATAAAACACAGACCGCCGTCAATTCCGAAGGCAAAACTAATGAAGCTACCAAGGACATAAAGGAGCCTTTAAAATCAGGACAGACAAATCCTGATAACAAGAAACAGCAGGAACAACAAGAAGAATCTGACGCGCCTGCTAAATCAAAAGGGCGTAAAATGTAA
- a CDS encoding helix-turn-helix domain-containing protein encodes MNIDRMEFISWMERIIERFDLLSSHISELEKKRGSVDGEELLDNQDILQMLKISGRSLQRYRSIGRLPYYTISGKIYYKLSDVHQFIRESINVRMPKTYAKE; translated from the coding sequence ATGAATATAGACAGAATGGAATTCATTTCCTGGATGGAACGAATCATAGAACGTTTCGATCTTTTGAGCTCGCATATCAGTGAACTTGAAAAAAAACGCGGAAGTGTTGACGGCGAAGAGCTATTGGATAATCAGGATATATTGCAGATGCTTAAAATAAGCGGTAGGTCACTTCAGCGTTACCGATCAATCGGCAGGCTGCCCTATTATACAATTAGTGGAAAAATATATTATAAGCTATCCGATGTACACCAGTTCATCAGAGAAAGTATTAATGTCCGAATGCCAAAAACATACGCCAAGGAGTGA
- a CDS encoding RteC domain-containing protein, with product MIRSTCENALQVIRKAEQEFSLDPEHIIEKSYHMTTVLRNLLSTVKKNVLEKGFSDENEEINFFKSIKPQILGKLIFYNKVFRIEASCPVVSGKMHHKYFSNELNLLKQEYKEHFYNTDFYRYYRTGRTEWDHHFFCRGKIDLHEGVNSFVFEIDTQFSTYYDYKVARIIANEMLNSYLVSKIEPDTQQTAIFSDANTANRDFFWTDSKNALIELIYALHASGSISHGKAGIRKISMVFQLLFRIQLGDVHHAFHRMKDRTESKSIFLDQLKSSLKQHMEKEL from the coding sequence ATGATAAGATCTACATGTGAGAACGCACTTCAGGTTATTCGAAAAGCAGAACAGGAATTCAGCTTAGATCCTGAACATATAATTGAAAAATCCTATCACATGACTACCGTGCTCCGAAACCTGCTTAGTACGGTTAAAAAAAATGTTTTAGAAAAAGGATTCTCAGATGAAAATGAAGAAATTAATTTTTTTAAAAGTATCAAACCCCAGATACTGGGAAAACTGATATTTTACAATAAAGTTTTCCGAATTGAAGCATCCTGCCCGGTTGTAAGCGGCAAAATGCATCATAAATATTTTTCCAATGAGCTCAACCTCCTGAAGCAGGAATATAAAGAGCACTTTTATAACACTGATTTTTATCGCTACTATCGCACGGGAAGAACCGAATGGGATCACCATTTTTTTTGCCGGGGAAAAATAGACCTTCATGAGGGAGTCAATAGTTTTGTATTTGAAATTGACACTCAATTTTCCACCTATTATGATTATAAGGTAGCCCGCATAATTGCTAACGAAATGCTCAATAGTTACCTCGTTTCTAAAATTGAACCTGACACCCAGCAGACCGCTATTTTTTCAGACGCAAATACAGCAAACAGAGACTTTTTCTGGACAGATTCAAAGAATGCACTGATCGAATTGATTTACGCACTTCACGCATCGGGAAGTATTTCTCATGGAAAAGCTGGTATCCGTAAAATAAGCATGGTTTTTCAGCTGCTGTTTAGGATCCAGCTCGGGGATGTCCATCATGCCTTTCATAGGATGAAAGACAGGACTGAAAGCAAAAGCATTTTTCTGGATCAGCTAAAATCATCACTTAAACAGCACATGGAAAAAGAGCTATAG